A window of Halomonas sp. H10-9-1 contains these coding sequences:
- the purD gene encoding phosphoribosylamine--glycine ligase — translation MKVLIIGGGGREHALAWKVAQSPSVAMTYVAPGNAGTAREPGLTNVAIAADDLEGLLVFARDAAVDLTIVGPEAPLVAGVVDRFQEAGLAIFGPTAGAAQLEGSKAFTKDFLARHAIPTAAYRTFTAVAPALDYLREQGAPIVIKADGLAAGKGVIVAMSLAEAEAAVRDMLEDNAFGDAGARVVIEEFLDGEEASFIVMVDGETVLPMATSQDHKRVGEGDSGPNTGGMGAYSPAPVVTPEVHERIMERVVMPTVRGMAAEGHPYTGFLYAGLMIDAVGNPKVIEYNCRFGDPETQPIMLRLRSDLAELCLAGARGELAGQACEWDERAAVGVVLAAGGYPGSYRKGDAIEGLEAAEATGCKVFHAGTAERDGQLVSAGGRVLCVTALGEGVSAAAGNAYRGVDAIRWEGAFCRRDIAHRAIVRERDER, via the coding sequence ATGAAGGTGCTGATCATCGGCGGCGGTGGCCGCGAACACGCTCTGGCCTGGAAGGTCGCCCAGTCGCCCAGTGTGGCGATGACCTATGTGGCGCCGGGCAATGCCGGCACCGCCCGGGAGCCCGGGCTGACCAATGTCGCGATCGCCGCGGATGACCTGGAGGGCCTGCTGGTCTTCGCTCGCGATGCCGCCGTCGACCTCACCATCGTCGGCCCCGAGGCGCCGCTGGTGGCCGGCGTGGTGGACCGCTTCCAGGAGGCGGGCCTGGCGATCTTCGGCCCTACCGCCGGCGCCGCCCAGCTCGAGGGCTCCAAGGCCTTCACCAAGGACTTCCTGGCGCGCCACGCCATCCCCACCGCCGCCTACCGAACCTTCACCGCGGTGGCGCCGGCCCTCGACTACCTGCGCGAGCAGGGCGCGCCCATCGTGATCAAGGCCGACGGCCTGGCGGCCGGCAAGGGCGTTATCGTCGCCATGAGCCTCGCGGAGGCCGAGGCGGCGGTGCGCGACATGCTCGAGGACAACGCCTTCGGCGATGCCGGCGCCCGGGTGGTGATCGAGGAGTTCCTCGACGGCGAGGAGGCCAGCTTCATCGTCATGGTGGACGGCGAGACCGTGCTGCCCATGGCCACCAGCCAGGACCACAAGCGGGTGGGCGAGGGCGACAGTGGCCCCAATACCGGAGGCATGGGCGCCTACTCGCCGGCGCCGGTGGTCACCCCCGAGGTGCATGAGCGCATCATGGAGCGGGTGGTCATGCCGACGGTGCGTGGCATGGCCGCAGAGGGGCACCCCTATACCGGCTTCCTCTACGCAGGCCTGATGATCGACGCCGTGGGCAACCCCAAGGTGATCGAATATAACTGCCGCTTCGGCGACCCCGAGACCCAGCCGATCATGCTGCGCCTGCGCTCCGATCTCGCCGAGCTGTGCCTGGCAGGAGCGCGGGGCGAGTTGGCTGGCCAGGCCTGCGAGTGGGATGAGCGCGCCGCGGTAGGCGTGGTGCTCGCCGCCGGGGGCTATCCGGGGAGCTATCGCAAGGGCGATGCCATCGAGGGGCTCGAGGCCGCCGAGGCCACCGGCTGCAAGGTGTTCCATGCCGGTACCGCCGAGCGAGACGGCCAACTGGTCAGCGCCGGTGGCCGGGTGCTCTGCGTCACCGCCCTGGGCGAAGGCGTTTCGGCGGCCGCCGGGAACGCCTACCGCGGGGTCGACGCCATCCGCTGGGAGGGCGCCTTCTGCCGCCGTGACATCGCCCATCGCGCCATCGTCCGTGAGCGCGACGAGCGCTGA
- the murU gene encoding N-acetylmuramate alpha-1-phosphate uridylyltransferase MurU — MKAMILAAGLGTRMRPLTDHCPKPLLPVGGRPLIVHHLGRLRAAGITEVVINVSYRAEQIIAALGDGAGHGVSIAWSREATPLETGGGIRQALPLLGAAPFLLVNGDVWCDLDPATLPALSDGDLARLVLVDNPDHHPAGDFHLDAAGRLHAGGEPRLTYAGIGLLDPALVAAEPQGAFALAPLLRRAMAEGRVAGHHYRGRWVDVGTPERLRALDVELTRC; from the coding sequence ATGAAGGCGATGATCCTCGCCGCGGGGCTCGGCACCCGCATGCGTCCGCTCACCGACCACTGCCCCAAGCCGCTGCTTCCGGTGGGTGGCCGGCCGCTGATCGTCCACCACCTGGGGCGCCTGCGCGCGGCGGGCATCACCGAGGTCGTGATCAATGTCAGTTACCGTGCCGAGCAGATCATCGCGGCGCTGGGCGATGGCGCGGGCCACGGCGTGAGCATCGCCTGGAGCCGCGAGGCGACGCCGTTGGAGACCGGCGGCGGCATCCGCCAGGCGCTGCCGCTGCTCGGTGCCGCCCCCTTCCTGCTGGTCAACGGCGACGTCTGGTGCGATCTCGACCCGGCCACCCTGCCCGCGCTCAGCGACGGCGACCTGGCACGGCTGGTGCTGGTGGACAACCCCGACCACCACCCGGCGGGCGACTTCCACCTCGACGCCGCCGGCCGGCTCCACGCCGGGGGCGAGCCACGCCTCACCTACGCCGGCATCGGCCTGCTCGACCCGGCGCTGGTGGCGGCCGAGCCCCAGGGCGCCTTCGCCCTGGCGCCGCTGCTGCGCCGCGCCATGGCCGAGGGGCGCGTGGCCGGCCACCACTACCGCGGCCGCTGGGTCGACGTGGGCACGCCGGAGAGACTCCGTGCGCTCGACGTGGAGTTGACTCGATGCTGA
- a CDS encoding phosphotransferase, with translation MTDAALDASRRERLARWAAERHALTPATLDLRLAAGDASFRRYYRLTLPGGTTRILMDAPPEQEDSQPFVAIARRWEAAGLPVPHLHAVDLELGFLELEDLGDTPLQCRFGDEGEMLAWHEHAFALLHDLQNRANPEPLPRFDAALLERELELFPEWCLGEWLGLATPPGWAALRQSLVEQALAQPMVTVHRDFDAMNLMVRGDALVLIDFQDAVAGPIGYDLVSLLRGRYCRFDAARFAAWVEAFRHRAVADGRLPSSTSAAAFLAQANAMAAQRSLKVLGIFCRLTLRDHKAGYLERLPHFLAHLEDSLGGVAGHEGFKAWLADAFRPTLLARLEGMP, from the coding sequence ATGACCGACGCCGCCCTCGACGCCTCGCGCCGCGAACGGCTCGCCCGCTGGGCTGCCGAGCGCCACGCCCTGACGCCCGCCACCCTCGACCTGCGCCTGGCCGCCGGCGACGCCAGCTTCCGCCGCTACTATCGCCTGACCCTGCCCGGCGGCACCACCCGCATCCTGATGGATGCCCCACCCGAGCAGGAGGACAGCCAGCCCTTCGTGGCCATCGCCCGCCGCTGGGAGGCCGCCGGCCTGCCGGTACCGCACCTTCACGCGGTCGACCTGGAGCTGGGATTCCTCGAACTGGAGGATCTCGGGGACACCCCCCTGCAGTGTCGCTTCGGCGATGAAGGCGAGATGCTGGCCTGGCACGAGCATGCCTTCGCGCTGCTTCACGACCTGCAGAACCGCGCCAACCCCGAGCCGCTGCCGCGCTTCGATGCCGCCCTGCTCGAGCGTGAACTGGAGCTCTTTCCCGAATGGTGCCTGGGCGAATGGCTGGGCCTGGCGACGCCGCCAGGGTGGGCGGCGCTGCGCCAGTCCCTGGTGGAACAGGCGCTGGCCCAGCCGATGGTCACGGTGCACCGTGACTTCGACGCCATGAACCTGATGGTGCGAGGCGATGCGCTGGTGCTGATCGATTTCCAGGACGCGGTGGCAGGCCCCATCGGCTACGACCTGGTCTCGCTGCTGCGCGGCCGCTACTGCCGCTTCGATGCCGCACGCTTCGCCGCCTGGGTCGAGGCCTTCCGACACCGTGCCGTGGCCGACGGGCGCCTGCCCTCGAGCACCAGCGCCGCCGCCTTCCTGGCCCAGGCCAACGCCATGGCCGCCCAGCGCTCGCTCAAAGTGCTGGGCATCTTCTGCCGCCTGACCCTGCGCGACCACAAGGCGGGCTATCTCGAGCGGCTGCCCCACTTCCTCGCCCACCTCGAGGACAGCCTGGGCGGCGTGGCGGGGCATGAGGGCTTCAAGGCCTGGCTGGCCGACGCCTTCCGTCCCACCCTGCTGGCACGCCTGGAGGGCATGCCATGA
- a CDS encoding histidine triad nucleotide-binding protein encodes MECLFCKIINREIPAEIVFEDDQVVAFEDINPQAPTHLLIIPRKHIATLNDLEEGDLALAGRLQFTASRLAKERGFAEEGYRVVMNCNDLGGQTVYHIHMHLMGGRRFTWPAG; translated from the coding sequence ATGGAGTGCCTGTTCTGCAAGATCATCAACCGCGAGATTCCCGCCGAGATCGTCTTCGAGGATGACCAGGTGGTGGCCTTCGAGGACATCAATCCCCAGGCGCCGACCCACCTGCTGATCATTCCCCGGAAGCATATCGCCACCCTCAATGACCTCGAGGAGGGCGACCTGGCGCTGGCGGGACGCCTGCAGTTCACCGCCTCGCGCCTGGCGAAGGAGCGAGGCTTCGCCGAGGAGGGTTACCGGGTGGTGATGAACTGCAATGACCTTGGCGGCCAGACCGTCTATCATATTCACATGCACCTGATGGGCGGCCGACGCTTTACCTGGCCGGCTGGGTAG
- a CDS encoding 16S rRNA (uracil(1498)-N(3))-methyltransferase encodes MNLILLVPDDIENDRLARVRDPRRLRHLREVHRATPGDRLILGVAGGAIGRGELLTLGEQEATFALESLDQPPPPALPVHLVLALPRPRMLARSLEHATTLGVKRITLLHTRRVEKSYWMSPELDAQKIHHHLVLGLEQARDTRLPEVTLEKGFRPFVEDRLPDLLEGRRGLLAHPGMPNDCPRGLDEETLLLVGPEGGFIPWEVEKLLAAGCEGIHLGQRILRVETAVTALLARLF; translated from the coding sequence ATGAACCTGATACTGCTCGTCCCCGACGACATCGAGAACGACCGCCTGGCACGAGTGCGCGACCCGCGGCGCCTGCGCCACCTGCGCGAAGTGCACCGCGCCACCCCCGGAGACCGCCTCATCCTCGGCGTCGCCGGCGGGGCCATCGGCCGGGGCGAACTGCTCACCCTCGGCGAGCAGGAGGCGACCTTCGCGCTGGAATCCCTCGACCAGCCCCCGCCGCCAGCGCTGCCGGTGCACCTGGTACTGGCGCTGCCGCGGCCACGCATGCTGGCGCGCAGCCTCGAGCACGCCACCACCCTCGGGGTCAAGCGGATCACCCTGCTGCATACCCGGCGGGTGGAGAAGAGCTACTGGATGTCGCCGGAGCTCGACGCGCAGAAGATCCACCACCACCTGGTGCTGGGCCTCGAGCAGGCCCGGGACACCCGCCTGCCCGAGGTCACCCTGGAGAAGGGCTTTCGCCCCTTCGTGGAGGACCGCCTGCCCGACCTCCTGGAGGGGCGGCGCGGGCTGCTGGCTCATCCCGGCATGCCCAACGACTGCCCGCGGGGCCTCGACGAGGAAACGCTGCTGCTGGTGGGTCCCGAGGGGGGCTTCATTCCCTGGGAGGTGGAGAAGCTGCTGGCGGCGGGCTGCGAAGGCATCCACCTGGGCCAACGCATCCTGCGGGTGGAGACCGCAGTCACCGCCCTGCTGGCGCGACTCTTCTAG
- a CDS encoding phosphoribulokinase: MSREYPIIAVTGSSGAGTTTVRRTFERMFAREDVHAAFVDGDAFHRYTREELARTFREASDKGELSHFAVEANLLEELETLFQEYGDGGGGTYRQYIHAEDKQMIEAGYQIGTFTEWQPLPYGTDLLFYEGLHGGLVTPEHDIARHVDLLVGVAPTMNLEWIQKIDRDTKLRGYSQEAVIDTILGRMDDYVRYIQPQFSRTHINFQRVPTVDTSNPFEVQDIPTDAESFAVIRFREPATVDFPYLLAMIPDAFMSRPHTLVVPGARVSLAMELILGPLVRHLLAQRRFR, encoded by the coding sequence ATGTCCCGTGAATACCCGATCATCGCCGTGACCGGCTCTTCGGGGGCCGGCACCACCACCGTCAGGCGCACCTTCGAGCGCATGTTCGCCAGGGAAGATGTGCATGCCGCCTTCGTCGACGGCGATGCCTTCCACCGCTATACCCGTGAAGAGCTGGCGCGAACCTTCCGCGAGGCATCCGACAAGGGGGAGCTGTCCCACTTCGCCGTGGAGGCCAACCTGCTCGAGGAGCTCGAGACGCTTTTCCAGGAGTATGGCGATGGCGGTGGTGGCACCTATCGCCAGTACATCCACGCCGAAGACAAGCAGATGATCGAGGCGGGGTACCAGATCGGCACCTTTACCGAGTGGCAGCCGCTACCCTACGGTACCGATCTGCTGTTCTACGAGGGACTGCACGGTGGCCTGGTCACCCCCGAGCACGACATCGCCCGTCACGTCGACCTGCTGGTGGGCGTGGCGCCGACCATGAACCTGGAATGGATCCAGAAGATCGATCGCGATACCAAGCTGCGTGGCTACTCCCAGGAGGCGGTGATCGACACCATCCTGGGGCGCATGGACGACTATGTGCGCTATATCCAGCCGCAGTTCTCGCGTACCCATATCAACTTCCAGCGGGTGCCCACGGTGGACACCTCCAACCCCTTCGAGGTGCAGGACATTCCCACCGATGCCGAGTCCTTCGCGGTGATTCGCTTCCGCGAACCGGCCACGGTGGACTTCCCCTACCTGCTGGCGATGATTCCGGATGCCTTCATGAGCCGTCCCCATACCCTGGTGGTGCCCGGGGCGCGGGTCTCCCTGGCCATGGAGCTGATCCTGGGGCCGCTGGTGCGTCACCTGCTGGCCCAGCGCCGATTCCGCTGA
- a CDS encoding LPS-assembly protein LptD, with product MGKRLSWKALAGLVATGLCGGPLLAAPPEPLPAEQLDFRPWGSENPGASLCRGVYVMPDYRLPRPEPGKVASESASASYGEDGGTLLRGEVVLRRDNAQLETPQVRVPPSRERAFAEGPLTLRDQGLLVRGSAGELSLVNDAASVDEAHYVIHDRHLRGDAQRLARLEDGRYRFSAASFTTCDPGDNLWRLVGGDVVLDRESGFGTARHARLEVKDVPVFYWPWVRFPIDDRRHTGFLWPAVGFSTDSLDYAQPFYWNIAPDQDATITPRWISDRGLLLGGQYRYLFAESAGQIEGAWLDSDDGGDSDNPNDAARRFEGEERWYLDYRHAGTLSPRSRYQLRYGAASDGRYFDDFGSDFAEQNTTAMERLAQIDYRGDTWRLDARAQGFQKLDDPLQELDKPFYRLPSLTAAARWNQQSGFYQQWQSNYSYFWRDIDEAALPNTERFDRESATGSRLHLAPAVGWRFDESWGHLEPRLEWLGTAYALDYGERDTDRDTSLTRSVPVTSVDAGLVFERELDLGGRGYRQTLEPRANYAYVPARDQSDFPDFDTSERAFSWNQLWSPHRFSGSDRVGDLNRLSLGLESRLLDDDSGRQRLSLGLGQALYFEDRSIDMDGNPDELPTNGADYYRATRDRSPLVANADWQLTESWRTRWQWLYDDDLERTERAGVDLQYRSPKGHALNLGYRWELEGFDPSLDQFDDDFRNYDREEYDASFAWKAGRRVDLIGRLLYDNTNDRALEQLAGVQWNDCCYGVQLVWREWIDDNDTGILADDFTDRGVFLRFVFKGLGGVGRGADSYFEEAIPGYRSTAF from the coding sequence ATGGGCAAGCGACTCTCATGGAAGGCCCTTGCAGGCCTGGTGGCCACGGGTCTTTGCGGCGGCCCGCTGCTGGCGGCCCCGCCGGAGCCCCTGCCTGCCGAGCAACTCGACTTCCGCCCCTGGGGCAGCGAGAACCCGGGGGCTTCCTTGTGCCGCGGCGTCTATGTGATGCCCGACTACCGCCTGCCCCGCCCCGAGCCCGGCAAGGTGGCCAGCGAGTCGGCAAGCGCCAGCTACGGCGAGGATGGCGGGACCCTGCTGCGCGGCGAGGTCGTGTTGCGCCGCGACAACGCCCAGCTCGAGACCCCCCAGGTGCGGGTGCCGCCCAGCCGGGAGCGCGCCTTCGCCGAGGGCCCCCTGACGCTGCGCGACCAGGGGTTGCTGGTGCGTGGCAGTGCCGGCGAACTCTCGCTGGTGAACGACGCCGCCAGTGTCGACGAGGCGCACTACGTTATCCACGACCGCCATCTGCGCGGCGATGCCCAGCGCCTGGCGCGCCTGGAGGACGGCCGCTATCGGTTCTCTGCGGCGAGCTTCACCACCTGCGATCCCGGCGACAACCTGTGGCGCCTGGTGGGGGGCGATGTGGTGCTGGATCGCGAAAGCGGGTTCGGCACCGCCCGCCATGCCCGGCTGGAGGTGAAGGATGTGCCGGTCTTCTACTGGCCCTGGGTGCGCTTTCCCATCGATGACCGTCGCCATACCGGCTTCCTGTGGCCGGCGGTGGGCTTCTCCACCGACTCCCTGGACTACGCCCAGCCCTTCTACTGGAACATCGCCCCGGACCAGGATGCCACCATCACGCCGCGCTGGATCAGCGATCGTGGCCTGCTGCTGGGTGGGCAGTACCGTTACCTGTTCGCCGAGTCGGCCGGGCAGATCGAGGGCGCCTGGCTGGACAGCGACGATGGCGGTGACAGTGACAACCCCAACGATGCGGCGCGTCGCTTCGAGGGCGAGGAGCGCTGGTATCTCGACTACCGCCACGCCGGCACCCTGAGTCCGCGCAGCCGCTACCAGCTGCGCTATGGCGCGGCCAGCGACGGCCGCTACTTCGACGACTTCGGCAGCGACTTCGCCGAGCAGAACACCACGGCCATGGAGCGCCTGGCCCAGATCGACTACCGCGGCGACACCTGGCGCCTTGATGCTCGGGCCCAGGGGTTCCAGAAGCTCGACGACCCGCTACAGGAGCTGGACAAGCCCTTCTATCGCCTGCCCAGCTTGACTGCGGCGGCGCGCTGGAACCAGCAGAGCGGCTTCTACCAGCAGTGGCAGAGTAACTACAGCTACTTCTGGCGCGACATCGACGAGGCAGCGTTACCGAATACCGAGCGTTTTGATCGTGAATCGGCCACCGGCTCGCGGCTGCATCTTGCGCCGGCCGTGGGCTGGCGCTTCGACGAGAGCTGGGGTCACCTGGAGCCGCGCCTGGAGTGGCTCGGCACTGCCTACGCGCTGGACTACGGCGAGCGCGACACCGACCGCGACACCTCGTTGACCCGCAGCGTGCCGGTTACCTCCGTGGACGCCGGCCTGGTGTTCGAGCGCGAGCTCGACCTGGGAGGACGGGGTTACCGCCAGACCCTTGAGCCCCGCGCCAACTACGCCTATGTGCCGGCCCGGGACCAGAGCGACTTCCCCGACTTCGACACCAGCGAGCGCGCCTTCTCCTGGAACCAGTTGTGGTCGCCGCACCGCTTCTCGGGCAGCGACCGGGTCGGCGACCTCAATCGCCTCTCCCTGGGTCTCGAGTCGCGGCTGCTGGATGACGACAGCGGCCGCCAGCGGCTCTCCCTGGGGCTGGGCCAGGCGCTCTACTTCGAGGACCGCAGCATCGATATGGATGGCAACCCCGACGAGTTGCCGACCAACGGCGCGGATTACTATCGCGCCACCCGCGATCGCTCGCCGCTGGTCGCCAACGCCGACTGGCAGCTCACCGAGAGCTGGCGCACCCGCTGGCAGTGGCTGTATGACGACGACCTGGAGCGTACCGAGCGCGCCGGGGTCGACCTGCAGTACCGCTCGCCGAAAGGGCACGCGTTGAACCTCGGCTACCGCTGGGAGCTCGAAGGGTTCGATCCCTCGCTGGATCAGTTCGACGACGACTTTCGCAACTATGATCGCGAGGAGTACGACGCCTCCTTCGCCTGGAAGGCCGGCCGGCGCGTCGACCTGATCGGTCGCCTGCTCTACGACAACACTAACGACCGCGCCCTGGAGCAGCTCGCCGGGGTGCAGTGGAACGACTGCTGCTACGGCGTGCAGCTGGTGTGGCGCGAGTGGATCGACGACAACGACACCGGCATCCTGGCCGATGACTTCACCGATCGCGGGGTCTTCCTGCGTTTCGTGTTCAAGGGCCTCGGCGGCGTGGGCCGCGGGGCCGACAGCTACTTCGAGGAGGCCATCCCCGGCTACCGCAGTACCGCCTTCTGA
- a CDS encoding thioesterase family protein → MERVRLDFPEAAIVHRQPLTVRVTDMNYGRHLGHDALVALLHEARIQALAALGLTEWDLGGYPSVVADLAVQYQSEARWPDALLVETAIPAPRGKALTVFQRVCHAEGGRPVATARLNLLLVDPATGRPVTIPEAVAAAIAGTGGS, encoded by the coding sequence ATGGAGCGTGTCAGGCTCGATTTTCCCGAGGCGGCCATCGTCCACCGTCAGCCGCTGACGGTACGCGTCACCGACATGAACTACGGTCGCCACCTGGGCCATGATGCCCTGGTGGCGCTGCTCCACGAGGCGCGCATCCAGGCCCTGGCCGCGCTGGGGCTCACCGAATGGGACCTGGGCGGCTATCCCAGCGTGGTGGCGGACCTCGCCGTGCAGTATCAGTCCGAGGCGCGCTGGCCCGATGCCCTGCTGGTGGAGACGGCGATCCCCGCCCCTCGTGGCAAGGCGCTCACCGTCTTTCAGCGGGTGTGTCACGCCGAGGGGGGGCGGCCGGTGGCCACGGCGCGCCTCAACCTGCTGCTGGTGGACCCCGCGACGGGCCGCCCGGTGACGATACCCGAGGCCGTGGCCGCGGCCATCGCCGGGACGGGAGGGTCCTGA
- a CDS encoding ATP-dependent zinc protease has product MMRIKHALAAGLGVALLAATVQADDRVFGWVEKAIVEPWGVEVKAKLDSGALTSSLDARDIERFTRDGERWVRFRLKLEDEESGEVFSERLELPLYRSLRLRGAGGTDRRPVVLMKVCLGDTIYEEQFSLRDRGDMNYPLLLGRRTIGHLGLLDVRETFLSEPLCDDDSPLVEHDPDEEEVDD; this is encoded by the coding sequence ATGATGCGCATCAAGCATGCCCTGGCCGCGGGTCTGGGAGTGGCCCTGCTGGCCGCGACGGTCCAGGCCGACGACAGGGTGTTCGGCTGGGTCGAGAAGGCGATCGTGGAGCCCTGGGGCGTGGAGGTGAAGGCCAAGCTCGACAGCGGCGCCCTGACCTCCTCGCTGGACGCCCGCGACATCGAGCGCTTCACGCGCGATGGAGAGCGCTGGGTACGCTTCCGCCTCAAGCTGGAGGATGAGGAGAGCGGGGAGGTGTTCAGCGAGCGCCTGGAGCTGCCGCTCTATCGCAGCCTTCGCCTGCGCGGTGCCGGCGGCACCGACCGCCGCCCGGTGGTGCTGATGAAGGTGTGTCTCGGCGATACCATCTACGAGGAGCAGTTCAGCCTGCGCGATCGCGGCGACATGAACTATCCGCTGCTGCTGGGGCGGCGCACCATCGGCCATCTGGGCCTGCTGGACGTGCGTGAGACCTTCCTTTCCGAGCCGCTCTGCGACGATGATTCGCCATTGGTGGAGCATGACCCCGACGAGGAGGAGGTCGACGACTGA
- a CDS encoding lytic murein transglycosylase, translating into MQRMTLTCCLTLALLAGCQSGPAREASAAEQATTTLSEGAAPASSVASAAREPAAAESFSTWLARFRREARGEGISPVTLDRALAGVRYRPRVIELDRSQPEFVRPIWQYLDSAVSAQRVTTGRARLAAHRDTARRMEQRYGVPAEVIVAIWGIESNYGGNFGDFSTLEALATLAYDGRRRDFARGELLAALRIIEAGDIAPERMLGSWAGAMGHTQFIPSSFEAYAKDGDGDGRRDIWGSIPDVMASTAHYLAQAGWREGEPWGVEVILPEGFDHAQTELSQRRSSAAWSAQGVRAVGGGDLPGYDEAAVIVPAGARGPAFLVGPNFRAILRYNNATSYALAVGSLADEIAGRDGIIGGWPRDEQPLARAEVREMQHALNARGFEVGTPDGILGPNTRRGLRGYQASIGEVPDGFATRRLLERLIR; encoded by the coding sequence ATGCAACGGATGACACTGACCTGCTGCCTGACACTGGCCCTGTTGGCCGGTTGCCAGAGCGGCCCGGCCCGTGAGGCGAGTGCCGCCGAACAGGCGACCACTACCCTGAGTGAGGGGGCTGCCCCGGCCTCTTCCGTGGCTTCCGCTGCCCGGGAGCCCGCCGCCGCCGAGAGCTTTTCCACCTGGTTGGCCCGTTTCCGTCGGGAGGCGCGGGGCGAGGGGATCTCGCCGGTGACCCTGGACCGCGCCCTGGCGGGGGTGCGCTACCGCCCGCGGGTGATCGAGCTGGATCGCTCCCAGCCGGAGTTCGTGCGTCCCATCTGGCAGTACCTGGACAGCGCCGTCTCCGCCCAGCGTGTTACCACGGGGCGGGCCCGCCTGGCCGCGCATCGCGACACCGCGCGCCGCATGGAGCAGCGCTATGGGGTGCCGGCGGAGGTGATCGTGGCGATCTGGGGCATCGAGAGCAATTACGGCGGTAACTTCGGCGACTTCTCGACCCTTGAGGCGTTGGCGACGCTGGCCTATGACGGGCGGCGCCGCGACTTCGCCCGCGGCGAGTTGCTCGCCGCCCTGCGCATCATCGAGGCCGGTGATATCGCCCCCGAGCGCATGCTCGGCTCCTGGGCTGGCGCCATGGGCCATACCCAGTTCATCCCCTCCAGCTTCGAGGCCTACGCCAAGGACGGTGACGGCGACGGGCGTCGCGATATCTGGGGCAGCATCCCGGATGTCATGGCCTCCACCGCCCACTATCTGGCGCAAGCCGGCTGGCGCGAGGGAGAGCCCTGGGGCGTCGAGGTGATCCTGCCGGAGGGGTTCGACCATGCCCAGACCGAGCTTTCCCAGCGTCGCTCGTCCGCCGCCTGGTCCGCGCAGGGCGTGCGTGCCGTGGGTGGCGGCGACCTACCCGGCTATGACGAGGCCGCCGTGATCGTGCCCGCCGGGGCGAGGGGGCCGGCCTTCCTGGTGGGGCCCAACTTCCGGGCCATCCTGCGCTACAACAATGCCACCAGCTACGCGCTGGCGGTGGGCAGTCTCGCCGATGAGATCGCCGGGCGCGACGGGATCATTGGCGGCTGGCCCCGTGACGAGCAGCCGCTGGCACGCGCCGAGGTGCGCGAGATGCAGCACGCCCTCAACGCCCGCGGTTTCGAGGTGGGAACCCCCGACGGCATCCTGGGTCCCAACACCCGGCGTGGCCTGCGTGGGTACCAGGCCTCCATCGGCGAGGTGCCGGACGGCTTCGCCACCCGGCGCCTGCTGGAGCGCCTGATCCGCTGA
- the phaR gene encoding polyhydroxyalkanoate synthesis repressor PhaR, with amino-acid sequence MRVIRKYANRRLYDTEQSRYVTLEDLRGLILDEVPFRVEDAKSGEDLTRTILLSIIIEQEQADGDAQVFSNDLLAQFIRVYDMAHPLPLSRYLEQGTKLMLEQQQRMQDQWQQALRHSPMDLMREMAEENMRFWQQTIGQGPGAGGKGGDDKA; translated from the coding sequence GTGCGCGTGATTCGCAAGTATGCCAACCGCAGGCTCTATGATACCGAACAGAGCCGCTATGTGACCCTCGAGGACCTGCGTGGGCTGATCCTCGACGAAGTGCCGTTCCGCGTCGAGGATGCCAAGAGCGGCGAGGACCTGACCCGTACCATCCTGCTCTCGATCATCATCGAGCAGGAGCAGGCCGATGGCGATGCCCAGGTGTTTTCCAACGACCTGCTGGCCCAGTTCATCCGCGTCTACGACATGGCCCACCCGTTGCCCCTGTCGCGCTACCTGGAGCAGGGCACCAAGCTGATGCTGGAGCAGCAGCAGCGCATGCAGGACCAGTGGCAGCAGGCCCTGCGTCACTCGCCCATGGACCTGATGCGCGAGATGGCCGAGGAGAACATGCGCTTCTGGCAGCAGACCATCGGCCAGGGTCCCGGTGCCGGTGGCAAGGGCGGCGATGACAAGGCGTGA
- a CDS encoding OsmC family protein, which translates to MKATVKWTDGRQFVAESGSGHSVVIDGPPDHGGRDTGPRPMELLLMGMGGCTSFDILNILEKARADVSDCVASIEAERADATPSVFTKIHVHFTVTGKGLKEKQVARAVELSAEKYCSASIMLVKGGVEVTHSYTIVEG; encoded by the coding sequence ATGAAAGCCACAGTGAAATGGACCGACGGCCGCCAGTTCGTCGCCGAATCGGGAAGCGGCCATAGCGTGGTCATCGACGGGCCGCCCGACCACGGCGGCCGCGACACCGGCCCCCGCCCCATGGAGCTGCTGCTCATGGGCATGGGTGGCTGCACCTCCTTCGATATCCTCAATATCCTCGAGAAGGCCCGCGCCGACGTCAGCGACTGCGTGGCGAGCATCGAGGCCGAGCGCGCCGATGCCACCCCCAGCGTGTTCACGAAGATCCATGTCCACTTCACCGTCACCGGCAAGGGGCTCAAGGAAAAGCAGGTCGCGCGCGCCGTGGAGCTCTCTGCCGAGAAGTACTGCAGCGCCTCGATCATGCTGGTCAAGGGCGGGGTCGAGGTGACCCACTCCTACACCATCGTCGAGGGCTGA